From the genome of Phoenix dactylifera cultivar Barhee BC4 chromosome 17, palm_55x_up_171113_PBpolish2nd_filt_p, whole genome shotgun sequence:
CCACCAAATCCTTCCacgtatttatttttctaattacCTCCACGTGGACGGCGAGATGCTGATCTTGCCGGTTagtctaaaaaatatttaaaatttttcataTTAATCCTTCAAAAAATGAtcagctctctctctcaaaaaaaaaaaaaaaaaattgcaccaACACTGCTCTACAAATTTAATATTTACATACAGAATTTTCCAATAAGTGGTTTATATATTTGACTGTTTTTCATAAAATACAAACGCGATTGGTTCTTTTCaaagatgaaaaaaataattaaattctttcaaaatttgtatattccatatttattctttgaggtttataaaaaaatataaaatgatatttTCTCCTAATATTTTACTTTAAATTTTGCAAAGCCCATTACTATTTTGACTTgtattatatatgtatcaaCTATTGGGATATCTATATGACTACGATAAGTAAATACATCTGCTTAAGAATAAATATGATAATGAAAAACTTTTTTGCaagtattttttaattatttattcatATGTAAGAAAGTTTATTATCTAAATGGAACTTTTTTTGCAAATGcaatttttcttcaaaaaataataaattatatatcatttaaatttaagtatctttgatataaaattataatatatttttcataAAGTAAAAAGTGAATAAAGTAGCCGAATTATATTTATGAtgaactatatatatattttttttgaccgATATAGTTTCTTTTTAATGCATGGGTTTTTGTCTGTGAAAATATGTTTAAGCATAtaattttaagttttttttatgacgtacatattttttttcaagagGGGAATATGGAATATGTCCATGAGAAAGTCAAAaggttttttttagaaaagagaaaaaaattctgagggtAACGTGAGCAAAATTCCTGAAAAAGTACTCCGAGCAATGACAAGTGAGAGGAATACGAAggcaataaaaagaaagagtgaAAATATCAGTCCCTACCATATCTCTCCTCTTTCCCTCGCTCTTTCTCCCCTCGTCCCCTTCCATTCGGATCGCCGTtgcgtctcttctcccttcactCTCACGAGAAAAACAGCAGCATCAAAGAATTCCGCCTtccaataaaaaaagaaaaaatccccTTCTATTTCTATAACACCATCTCCTCCGTTTATTTCCTTCCGATCCCAGGGTTTCGGTCATCAAGAAATCGAACGCCACCATAGGTCTAGGGTTTCGATCGCGGCCATGCCCCTCTTCTAGGGTTTCGATCCGGCGATCGTTCAAGAAGCGCAAAAAAATGACGGACTTCCTGCAGAAGGACGCCGATCTGGAGTTCCGGCGGGGACTGGAGGAGCTGGTCCGCGGACACCTCGACGGCTGCATGACcgccctctcttcttcctgtggaggagaggaggaggacgacACATCCGCCGACGGAGGCCCCGACCAGCTcgcccgccgccgccggcgctCGGATTTGGAGGGAGACGACCTTGCCGAGTCCTCGGCCGCCGCCCGCCGGCACTCCCGGATCCTCAGCCGCTGGGTCGCCCGCCAGGCCGAGGAGATGATCACCACCATCGAGCGGAGGAATCGGGAGTCGGAGCTCATGGCCCTTGCGGGGCTGCACACGGTTTCCATGCTTGATTCGTCATTCCTCCGGGAGTCCCGGCGGTCGCCTTCGTCGGTGGAGCGGCCGGTGGCGGCGCGGGCGTCGTCGATTCTCCAGATGTGGAGGGAGCTCGAGGATATGTCTTCCACCAGGGAACGGAGGAGTGCCTCCGCCACCCCTGCGGCGGGTAACCGGAACCGCGTTGAGAGCCGGGAGCAGGAGCGGGAGCTCCGCGGGAGCTCGGAGGATGCGAGCGAGAGCGACTATAATGGCTACGATCGATGGGCTCATGGAACTGTGGGTTTGCCAGGAAGACcgggcgaggaggaggaggatcggGGGTCTAGCAGGGAGCAGTCGCCTGATCTGGGGGACGGGGAGAGAGCGAGGGTGAGGCAGATCTTTCGTGGGTGGATGACGGAGAATGGGATGGGGGACACAGAGTCGAGAGTCACCCCGCGGAATGAAAGCCCGAGGGCGGAGTGGCTTGGTGAGATTGAAAGGGAGAGAGTGAGGCTGGTGAGGGAGTGGGTGCAGATGGCGAGCCAGCAGAGGGATGCCCGGGCTAGCAGGAGGgtcgagagggagagggagagggatggATCAGTCACAGATCTTGAGGAAGGGCAGCCGGAGCATGTGAGGAGGGACTTGCTGAGGCCCCGAGGGCGGCAAGCTCGCCTTGAACTGATTATGAGGATGGCGAGGGAGAGACAGAGGGAGCTTCAGAGCTTGTCAGGCCTTCGGACAGTTTCAGATTTTGCTCACCGCAATCGGATACAGGTTAGCAGATGATCTTgtcaaattttttcttttataaagatTAATTCTATGCTTAATAATATAGCAATCGACCTGAAATCGATACAATGTATGTTTTGTTGGAAAGATTCCATGTGTCCCCGAGGACCTCAACTTTGCATTTTTGTTTGATATAAAGATTAATTCTATGCTTAATAACATAGCAATCGACCTGAAATCGATACAATGTATGTTTTGTTGGAAAGACTCCATGTGTCCCCAAGGACCTCAACTTTGCATTTTTGTTTGATAGACAAATTTTCAGTGCCACAGGTTAGGTAAACCATTGTTATGTATGTTTGAGTGTTCAAGCTCAACATGATGCATGCATTTATTCGAGATAAGATGCTAAAAGGGCTTTTATGCAAGAAATATGtacaaatttattttatatgatgTGAAGGAAAGCAATAGTCCATTGTTTATTTCACAAATTCTTGTGATGATCATATGAGCATCAATATGTATAATTTAATGTTTTTGATATGTAAGAGCGAGATAAAAACGTCACAACTATAATAGCAATTTATGTAGAAGCTACTACACTGAATGATTGGCAGAAACCTTGTCTTTTGTAAAATTTGAAATCTGACTTGCTCTATTTACATTGTTGAAGCAACATCGTAGAACCTGCAACATGTTCTTGAATTAAGACACCTTGATGTATCTATTCTATTGGTTTAGCCTAATGAACAATGTGATGAATTTTGTCGTTCTTGGTTTCCAAGGGCTGATGCTTTTATTTGGTGCAAAGTTGAGTCAAGTGAATGATACTGGGGATGCATGGCATTTGGAAGTTGGGAACCCAACATTTTTATTAGTTTAGGGATGGGGCCTTCTTTCATGTAGGATATGCCTCTTTGCAAATGTAATGCTTAAAATATTGGAATCATTCTCCAAATTTGGATCAAATTTTCACATTAAATGAAGTGAATCTTTTAAATTTGATGCCTGTCCTCAGATATTTGTGTGTTCCACTGAGGATCTAGATTTGTGTTGACACATCTCCTTGCTCTTTGATATCGTATTTTAAAGAGATAAATTATTAGACTACTATATTCTGTTTATTTCAGCATTCAATGTTGTCATAGTATGGAATTGTATTAATGTTTACCTCTCTTTTATTTTCCAATGAGAATTACTAGCTTCTCAAAAAAGATATATTAGCGTTTGTTTATGACTAGGgcattttcaaaataaatttcttTGCATTTGTTTATTATCATCTTATACATGATGAGGCATTTGTCTTTATGATTATTTTATTGCATTCTAACTATATGCATCTTGCAGTCATTACTCAGAGGTAGATTCTTAAGAAATGGAGGACCTAGTGAGGAGAGGCCACCTTCAGTGGCAGCAAGAGAATTAGGTCAGCTAAGACAACGCCATCCTGTCTCTGGTTTAAggtaaccattttttttttctgctgcAAGTTTATTGGATGCCCTGAAGATGGGCTATATGAAAGTCCATTTTTTTATGCTCGATTTTTGTGGGCACAGCTGGGCATATATAAACGAGGATCAGCCAATTGATGTGCTTGGTCATGTGTGTAGGCTAAAGATATTTGTTAACGAGTTGGTTTAGATTTAAGGGTCAAGGCAAACGAGAGTGTGAGACAAGTAGTCCATTTTAAATGACTTCTTGTTAAAATTGAGATGAAACCAATGGGAGGGTGACATATCCCGATGATTTAATGTTTTTTGTTGCATGTTTAAAAATCAAGAGTGTTGATGTTCTGATCTAATAGTCCAACATTAATCATTATCTTTATTCTCATGTTTTTTATAGTCTTTTCAATCAATTGGTTACTTATATTAAAGGTGAGGTTATTTAGTGCAATATGTGCTTGTGATATATATTTAGACAAACTAGATTcttatatgctgctaggtataTGTCTTTGGTGTACAAAATTTAGTTGTCATCTTTGGATTTTTGTCCATAGATCCAGCACTTTTTGGTTTTGAAAGTCACCAGTCAATATTATGTTTTTGCATATCCAAATGAGAAATCTGACAGGACAATATGAGCAGGTGGGTGGATTGATCAGAAAATGTCCACAGAATTTTCTGACTTAAGGATAAGAttctaaaaataattatttaagaaATGGATGCTGGAGATTGCTGTAATTTGTGAGAATGTTTACTATTAGCCCTGCAAATTGCTACAACTTATAGGAAACCTTGCCATTAGATGCCTATGAAAGTTAGAGGACACTGTGGGGTTTATACAGAATAATATATGTTACCATATGAGTCATGTTTGGTATAATGATTACATGATTAACGAATGAGATACATGATCCCCTTGCAAAAAATGATAAGAAGATACCAGCATAATATGTTGTTCATCGGTCATGTtacttctttcttttgaaatcttCCTGATCTTGCAAATATCTATGATTCAATCTAATTTCTTTCCAAAAAAGTATGGTGGTCACTCTGCAGAATGATGGAAACCTACCTACATTGCATATTTTAGTGCCCCCCTATAGAGATAGAGTATTAGTCCGTTCTTCACttgttaaatatatatatagagtagtATGTACACACAATAAAATCAAGATCAATTTTACGGCATATTCTACATGATAGGCTTTTTTGTTATGTGATTCCATTGCACGTAGACAATGAAACATGTAATGTATCTGTAAAACACCCGCATCACTCCCACCTATTTGGTTGACTATAATCCTTTTTCGCATTCATTTCAAGCGAGCATaatcatacaattcttcaaaataTTAGAGAAATTCTtggcatattttaaatttttttccatGGGCATATAGTACTTTTTTCAAGTAATTGATTAAATCATGAACTATTTGATTATTGAGAAGTAAATCAAGAAATATTTGTGAGTTACAAATTAGTTATGCTATATGCTGCTGCTGGTGGTGTTTTTGCTATTTTATATTGTTGTCTCTtgtatacaatttttacattatATACATATCAATTATTTTACATTCTTCATATCCGTTGAAAGTCAAAAACTTCTTAGCTTTAGTGATCTGAATTCTTTCTGAAATTTGACGGTTTGTCCAGATCGTTTTCCAGATCTCAGATCTTTGCCCCTTGCTGAATTCTTCTTAGAATGCCAAACTTGGACAATTCTCATCCAGTTTTTGATACATATCCTCCGTCTTCTTTTCTCCAGCTTTAGGATTAATATAGGCCCTGCCTTATTGAGGCTTCTGTAGGTTTCGTTCAATGTGATTGTGCCATCATGGTTGATTCTTCATCACATCGCTCTATTAGTGCAAGTTAAGCTTCCTTCACGAaacttatttatatttctagCCTTCTTTGGTTTCATACTAGCTCAAATCTGTGTGCTTATATGCACAAGCGTCACCAACATACTGACTTAAAATACATTTTAGTGTAATACTACCTTATTGGATATAACCATAACTCTCTTTATAAGAGGATTACCGAGCACCATTATCTTATTTCATCAGTCCCACTGTAGTATACTGGGCATAGGTGTTAAAACATAGCCACAATAATAGGACTTAAATGCAAATTTCGTGATTTGCACTAATACTTTTTGCTTGTTTATACCATTGAATGTATTGTGATAGTGAGGCAAATGCAATTCTTTAATATAAATTAACAACGTGTAAGATGTAGATATGTTTAGAATTTATTGTTCATTAGCTGAAGATAGAACAAATTTTGCATGGAGATTGGCAGAGTTCAGATTCAGATACATatccatgtctttgatttgGCTGAAAAAAGAGGTAGTTGCAACACACAGGGGGGAAATCAATTTTAacatttaaattatgtttcattGATGTCTAAAAATACCATAAGATAACATTTATAAGGTGTCAGCTTTTGTATATGACAGTGTATAAGGGAAGCGCtaaatattaacaatttattaatTCATTATGTAAATATTGAAAATGTAATATGCATATCTAACTTGTTGATACATTTGCATGCAGATTCTTTTAGCTGGATGCAAGAGTCTGGGTAACACTAGATGTTACAAATTATCTAGTCTATCCATTTTCTTAGACATGCTAAATTAGATTATCCATGTGATTATTTCATCATCTCTTGAACTCAACCGTCCATAATTCTCATAAAACCCATATCATATTTGTATATGTGGTGTTAATACATGCAGCATCAATTCTTTTATGTTTCACTAGTTCATGTTGTCTCTGTCTGTtgtatactctctctttctctctcattttgttgtggtgattaatttctttaaaattgATTTCACGATTGTTGTTCATAAACTGAAACTGGTTTTGAAGAAAACTTCTAACGAACATCATAGTTTTTACCTGTTCGAGTATGTTTGTGAGTTTATTGGATAGAAATCTGTGCAGAACTAGTTCAAGTAATAATTTGAACTATTGCTTGTAAGCAGAGAGGGATTTCGCTTCAGATTAGAGAATATTGTTCGTGGTCAAGCAATCAGTCAATCTGATAATTCCGCTAGTCAAAACGTCAATGTTTCTGGAAATAATCAATCTCAACTAAGCACTGAGGTGGAGCTACCTGATGATAACCATGAACAATCTCAACTTATGAGTGAGAACATTGATATGCATCAATCAGCAGAGACACATGAAACAGCTGGGCTGGAAAACAGTATCCTTAACGAAAATATGGACGTGCAAGAATCGACAAATCAAGTGGAGAATTGGCAGGAAGAAAATGTGGACCATGAGAGAAGAGACTGGCAGCAGTCTACTGAAGGTGGTTACAGTGATTGGCATGAAGAGACTGGAGAAGAATCTGATGAGAACTGGCATGAAAATGTAGAACAGGAATGGCTGCATGAAGCACCAGAAGATGAAGATGGAGAAAGCAGTCATCTCCCAGAAGTGCATGAGGAGTGGCATGAGGATGAATCTCATGTTACTGCTGAAAACTGGCATGATGAACATTCAGATCCTCCAAGAGGTCCACGGCCCATTCCCATTAGAAGAGTCAATAGATTCATTCCTCCTGATGACAACAATGTTTACAGTATGGAACTCAGGGAACTCTTAAGCAGGTAGCTGTATATCTGCAACATAAGGGTTTTTTCTTACTATCATTAACAATCACTTCATTTATTTAGTTATTATGAGTTGAAATggttatgcttgttttgcaggAGAAGTGTTTCTAATCTTCTTCGCAGTGGCTTTCGTGATAGTTTAGACCAGTTGATACAATCCTATGTTCAGCGGCAGGGCCATGCTCCACTTGATTGGGATCTGCAAAGAACCTTGGCTAACCCCACTTCACCAGAGGAAGATCAGGACCGGCACAGGGATGATGCAGACCAGGATCTTCAGGATTCTGTTCCCAGGCCACCTCCTCCTGTGCGACCACCTCCACCTTTCCCACCTAGACAACCACTATGGCACTCAGAACTGCATCATAGTAATTGGACCAGACAGAATATGCATCGTTCAGAAATTGTGCGCCACCTTTCCCGTAATGTTTAAATTTGGCATCTGAAACTCCAGCAGAATTTATTTCTTCCCTTCtcgattaataatttataaagctTCATTTTGTAATATAAGAtaagaaataatataataatttatacatgTTAAGGATGCCAGAATGGAAATTGGTTTTCTGCTTTTTTGAAGCTGCATCTTGTATAGCTTTCAATGTCTgtcatattttttctatttgtttattGACCTGTGAATGAATCACTCGCTCTCCTGCCTTAGTAATTAGAACATTGATGCATTTTGGTTTATTAATGCCATGCCTGATGCTGCTGCTGAGGCTGTCATCAGAATCATAGTTCATGTGCCATGAGTGTATTTGTTGTTTTGGCATTTAAAACTGTTGTTATTGTTTTGGTGCAGGAATGGGATATTATTAATGATTTAAGGGCAGACATGGCTAGGCTTCAGCAAGGGATGAGTCACATGCAAAGAATGTTGGAGGCTTGCATGGATATGCAACTAGAATTGCAACGTTCAGTCAGACAGGAAGTTTCTGCAGCTTTGAATCGTTCTGCTGGAGGACAAGGTGAGTAGTAGTTTGTCTTTGATTTTACTATTCACAGTtttaagtaataaaaaaaaattatggttaGGAAGTGGAAATTGCTGTAGATATTATTATAGACTATGGTTTCTTTTACCTTTGCATGGCTCTTTTACACTTAAAAGATTTAATACCTCCTGCAAATTCTGTTCCAAGGTCCATAGCATGCATGACGAGTCAATTAATACCTTAAactcatattttctattttgaTCTTTAAGTGCTCTTATTTCTCTTAGGCCATTTTTTGAATGACGGGTCAGCTTATACTTGTAATTGGTGGGAAGGTCTAAAtatatgagatgcaaggatgAGGAAGTCAGTGGGATGATGGGAGTCCAAGACCCCCACAAGTCAAACATTTTCAGAAAACAGGAAGTCACCTTTCTTAAATGAAATCTGGCATTTTTAAAACATGAGATTGTTGGAGCAGTGGCCTCCACAGATTTTCTCCCCATGTCTATTTTTCCCCTTTCTCTATTGCAACTCCTTATGTACATCAGAAAGGTCTTGTGGATGGCGTGGGCATCCAGTAAGTTCCAAATGCCTATGGCAGATTCTAGAAATGCTTGGCTGATTAAATGCAAGACCAGTCTCAAATcttctagcaaggcatacaacTTACAAATGAATGTGTTTATCCACTAGTTCACAAGGACAAACTATTTCTTGAAGGTCTACTGCCCTGTGGTCATGCCATTACCAATTTACTCCAAGGCCATAATCATGCTTACTGTCCCAGTGGTGATAAGATGTTTCATATTTCCTAGCACGCGATGGACGACATAACTCCATATGAACCTCTCTCTGGTGCCAATAGATATATTTTATCTATAGTTTATAAATCGATTAGAAGcactatttcttttttctaaaattgTGACTAGATACTTATTTATTCTGCTATTCTATTAAGGCATTATATCATTATTATTGATGAATTAAAGTAACCTCCTCAGGTGTGGGTTAGATTACCTTGAAAGGGCTAGTGGCAGCCCGGATCTTTGCCAGTGTTTCATGGCTGTCTCTGACCTTTCAGTTGAGAGTTGAGACTACTGATACATATGTGCATCAGGTTAAAGCATCTTTTCAAACATACGCATTTCAAAGTTAGTCTTCTGCAGGAAGAACCCTAACTTTCATAATATGTAGCCTCCAAATATGCTCTCAAAAAAAGTGGGGTTGCTCTGGGACCTAGTCTCATGGATTTCCAGGcatgctttttcttctttttgatcatTGTCACATGCGAAACTTCATGTAGTGCAAGATGAAATGCCTGCTTGACTCTTAAGCCCTCTAGTCCTTACGAGATCAACATGGactatattttgttcttttcagggATGAGCCAGGAAATATCTGAGGACGGAGCCAAATGGAGCCAAGTGAGGAAAGGGACCTGCTGTATCTGCTGTGACAGTCATATTGATTCCCTTCTATACAGGTGTATAGCTTTACTTGAGATGCATAACTAGGTTCGCATTTACTTTTGTTGTGATGCTCATATATGCTCTTTTGCTGCCTCAGATGTGGTCACATGTGTACTTGTTCAAAATGTGCTAATGAGTTAGTTCGTGGTGGAGGCAAGTGCCCGCTATGCCGTGCACCCATCATCGAGGTGATCCGAGCATATGCTATACtgtaaaataaaacaaattcgACAGAACAAAAGGTAATAAGCTGCTGGATCCTCGAGTTTTGTCGGTGGGAACTATTCTAGGGGCACCTGCACCATGTCTATataattgttcatttttttCATTGCCGCCGTTGTTCTTGATGTTCTTGGAGCATTAACATGTTTCGAGTGGAATGACAAATGGCAGCTTATGTTCATCATTGATGTTACAGATAAATATCTAATGAAATTCTTTCCCTTGTATCTATTTCGTGGAAGATATTGAAAGCCACCTTGTGATGCTCATTCTGAGTGCCCAAGTGTGGGCTAGGAATTATGATTTATCTGACATCGTCAATATTCCAGCCAACTGTAGAGGTACAACCTCCTTGTTGCTTTAGTATGTATTCATCAATGATTATTTGATTTCTGATCTCTGGTGATCATTCCTTTATCGTGCTGCAGTAGAGGCCTCATCTTGGGTGCACATGGTTCAGGGTTGGTCCAGGTTCACCTTATCCTTGATCCAAGATGACCCATCTATTTAACAGGTACGAAGTTAGGGCCAGCTTTGTTTGGGTCGGTTGGGTTCCCTCGCCAGACCAATCGAGTTGAACCGCCATCTGGATCTTAGATTCAGGTAAATTCCTTGTAGATTGGCTTTGTGTAGGCCCAAGTCTTACACAACCACAAAGTGACGACCATCGTCGTCCATGGTAACGATCCCGGTGCTCGGTCTTGCAAAGCTTGGCTGGTCTTCTTCCATCTAACTACTACTGTATTGACAGCCTAAGTCCGGTGAATTAGAGACAATTTGGGGGTCCTAAGGTTCCCCCAGTTAGCTGAGCACAAATTGATCTTGGGAATCGTCTGTCCATTGTTGCGGTCTCTTTTACGGCTCCACTGGGAGACTATCATACGCTTTTCGACGTTGACGTGCtcatccttttttttatataaatcccTCATGTTAAACTTGAGAAAGTGATCGTCGTCCATATCTAGCCGTCCATCCATTGCAAGTGGCTTCCGGTGGCAGCCCCTGTTTCAGATTACAGCGCATGAAGGGGCTGCCCATCGAAGAATCCACTTGGGTAACCTTTCAGTGATTTGGACTGGCAGGTGGGAATGTCCCACCAGGAACGAGGAAGGTGGGACAGGTCACCTTCCTAAGTCAATCGACCCAAAGGAGGAGATAATAATAGGCACATGAACCACCACTAAGTTTATAATGCAAAAATAATCAAGGCAAGAAAAAGGAAGGACAGCAGGATACGAGATTCTAGGAGCAGTACAACCTTTGCGACAAAATATCTTTGGGCACCAGGCGGCTTTTAGTAATGAGAAATTTTAGTTTGGATTATTCGCTGGAACATAAACGCGTTGTTACTTGAAATAGGTTGACTTCACCGAGTTTCGCCCACGGCAGTTCGACTCTTTAGCTCAACAAGCATGGTCCTGGCAAAATCAGAAACAGCAGCAACAGTTGTTCCACTAAGTTTCTACTACTTCTGTGTGAGATATTTTTAGCATCGCTGCTGGGCCCAACCCATGTTCCTAAAAGTCATACAGCAGAAAGCAAGGATTGGTGTTCCCTGTGACgcaatataattaaaaaaaaatcaaaaaaaagagtGCGATGATATGAACAAGCAATATCCTTGTGACGCAATAGTTGCTGGGAATATAggaattccttttttttaacgGTAGAGCTGTAGGTGGCGAAAGCTTCGTGCATCTCAACTACGGGGCCGATTTCGATAGACTCCAGAAATAATCTGATCGACATCATCCAAAGTAAGCAGCTCGACAAAACAAACCAAATGCTAGcctgaatgcagaattttcgtTGGAAACTTCTGCCTGGGGATATTTACAGAATGAGAAGCCAACTGTTGCATGGGCGTACACTTGTTGAAGATAGATGCCTACCAACACAGACACGTACAGAATCTTCTCTCTCAAAAGCTGCAGGTGCGCCGCAGGAACACCACCCTCTCGCCTTGTACCCACAAACCAGAAGAACTGCTGCTCCTCCCCAACTCCAACAccttctccccctcccctcctctccccctcacctcctcttcccctccccTCCCTGCCCCCACCTCCACATCCACTCCAAACTCTTCTCCACCATCTCCGACGACCAAATCCAACCTCACCGCTCCTCTCCCAGCACCCGTCGACCCGAACAGCTCGGAGCACCGGCAAATCGGGCACGACCATTTGGACATCAACCATGCATCTATGCATTGGGGGTGGAAGACGTGTCCGCACCCAGGAATCAGCTTCACCTTCTCCTTGTCTTGGAAATCCGCGAGGCAGACCACGCACCCTTCTTTCCCTCCCCCGCCGACGTACGACAGCAC
Proteins encoded in this window:
- the LOC108511234 gene encoding RING-H2 finger protein ATL57-like, encoding MIPTNRRLLRSGEAPGPLLQPGVHMHNATAADAPSLLQSNPSSMAFTAFIILVALFFLGSFAIVARRFFSGIHVADAPHRRPPATSPPRRFRGSSWPAAAARGLDPAAVRQLPVLSYVGGGGKEGCVVCLADFQDKEKVKLIPGCGHVFHPQCIDAWLMSKWSCPICRCSELFGSTGAGRGAVRLDLVVGDGGEEFGVDVEVGAGRGGEEEVRGRGGEGEKVLELGRSSSSSGLWVQGERVVFLRRTCSF